The Deltaproteobacteria bacterium DNA window GCGGTGGTTTTTTTTAGCGTCGAACACGCCGCCCCCGAACGGGAGTTGGCCAAAGCGTTGGCCCGGCGCGCCGGCACCGAGCGCATCGCCGGTTGCAGCACTTCCGGCATGCTGACTTCCGCTGGTGAAATCGAGGGCGGCCATGGCTTAGCTGTCTTAGCGATAAGTTCCGATCAGTTTGAATGCCGGCCGTTTCTCTTCAAACCTTTGCATCAACGGGAGAACCAACTCGGCGCCGAGCTGGCGAGTCTTATGGCACCGAGCCCCGCGCCGGGCGCGCTGACGGCGCTGTTTCCCGATACCTACAACGGCCAGGCGCAGCGGCTTTTAGAAGCGTTGCACGACGAGCGCGGCTTTACTCCCGTGGTCGGCGCGGGCGCTTCGGAAAGCGGTTTGGCCCAGTCGACCTATCAACTGGGCAGCGCGGGTGTAGTCAACAACGCCGTGGCCGGCGTGCACTTTAGCGGCGCGTTTCACAGCCACATCGAAATCACTCAAGGCTGCCAACCGATCACCGAGCCCATGGTGATTACCAAGGCGACGCGAAATTATATTTATGAGATCGACGAGCGGCCGGCGCTGGAGGTGTTCGCCAGCGTGCTCAAGGGACCGCTCGCCGAGGATCTGCGCCGGGCGCTGATGGTTTTATTCGTCGGTCTGCCGGCGGACCGCTTGGTCAACAGCGTGGCGGCGGGAAAATACTTGGTGCGCAACATCATCGGCATCGATCCCGACAAAGGGATTCTCGGCGTGTCCGAAGAGGTCAGCGAAGGCGAGTCGATGATCTTCGCTATGCGCGACGGCCAGCGCGCGCGCGAAGATTTGAGTCAGATGCTGCAACGGCAAAAGGACAATCTCGGCGGCCGCAAGCCGGCCTTCGGCTTTTATTTCAACTGCTGCGCGCGGGGCAGTTCGCTCTACGGCATCCCCGGCATCGATTCCGCGTACATCAAGCAGGCGCTCGGCGATTTCCCTTTGATCGGCATGTTCGGCGGCTACGAACTCGCGCCGCTCGGGAGAGCCAATCATTTGTTCGCCTATACGGGTGTGTTGGCGCTGATCACAGAATCGGAGTAATCGAGCGATGGAATATTGGAGTATTGGGCCGGAATCCGGACCATCACTCCAATTAGGTTCCCCTGACCCTTTTGCGTTTGTTGTTGAGATAATCGACCATGATGTAGTTGCCCATCTGGTCTGGGGTGGTGTAGAAGACCCGGCCGGTGTTCATGCGCGAGAGCTGGTCGACGAACCCTTGGCGGTAATAATCGGCGCCCAGCATGAACGTATTGATCTTGATGCCGCTCTGGGTGCAGCGCTTCACTTCTTTCAACGTCTCGTGGACGATGCGGCCGTGCAGCATCGCCGAGCCCCAGCCGCTGTGCAGTCTGCCGCCGCGGTCGAGGGTCGCCGCCGTCGGTTCGCCGTCGGTAATTAAAATAATTTGCCGGTTGGCGGCGCGACTATTGTTGCCGAGCAAATTGCGCGCGAAACGCAGCGCTTCTTTGATGTCGGTGCCGTGTTCCATGAAATAGGTCAGCGATACGATGGACGGCAAGTCTTCGGCTTGGATTAGTTTGGCGTTGGAGCGAAACGCCACCAGGTGCAAGGTGTCCTGGGGATACTTGGTTTGAATCAATCGATGCAGCGCCAGGGCGACTTTTTTGCCGGCGTGCAGCGCGTCGTTCATCAACATGGAATAGCTGACATCGATCAACAGGGCGGTTTCACTGACCGTCGAATACTCGACGCGGTTGACCGAGAAGTCGTCGGGATGGATTCTCAGCGGCTCGCCAGGCTTGCGTTTCTCCAGGGCGTTCATTACGGTTTCGCTGATGTTGATGTTCATCGGGTCGCCGTATTCGTAAAGCTTGGTCTCCTCCAAGTGCTCGCCCTGGGAGCCGCGCGCCGATGTGTTGTGGTTGCCCGAGCGGCTTTTGTTGAGCATGTGAAAAATCTCGCGCAGCGCCTTGTCGGCGATCTTGCGCATGCCCTTGGCGGTCAGCTTGAGGCCGTGGCCGCCGCGCATGATGTAGCCTTCTTCTTCGAGCATCTGTTCGACGTTCTGCAAGTATTTCAAATTTTCGTAGGCTTCGTCGCCGAGCAATTCGCGCAGTTCGTCGAGATTCAATTCCGATGGATCGCCCATGCCGCGCTGGCCCCAGCGGAGAAATTTTTCCAGACCGCGCAATTGACTGAGAATCTGGCCGGCTTCGCCCGTGCCCATGCGCTGCGAGCCTTGGAACGGGAACTGATTCATCAGCTGTTCCAACTGCTGCATCTGATTCATCATGTCGCTCATCTGCTGCAGCTGTTCCTCGCTCATGTTGCTCATGTTTTCCAACATGCTTTCGAGGTTGTTGATGGCGTTGTCCATCATGCTCGGCAGGCTGTTCAAGAAATTCTCGTCGTTCAACAGCTCGCTCATGCGGTCGAGCATGTCCATCAACGATTGGGGATTCTGCTGCCCGCTCATGTTGGGCTGGCCCTGCTGCATGCCGCGCTCTTTGATCTGATTTTGCAGCCGTTGCTGCAATTCTTGATAGCGCTGATAAGCCTCCGACATTTTCTGGTTCATCTCGTCCATGCGGTCCGAGAATTTGCCCGACATGCGCTCCATGAAGTTGCGCATCTGTTCGTTGTAGGCTTCCATTTTCTCGGCGAGCTTGGCGAGCTTTTCGCTCATCGCCTGCTGTTCTTCGGGCGTCAGCTTGAAAGACTCGGGCGAGTATTTATTGAGCAGTTCGCGGCGCTTTTCATCGGCTTGGCGCAGAAAGTCGCGCATGCCCTTGACCGAGCGTTGGCCATCTTCGGAGGTAAAGCCGCGCCGCATCAGGTCGCGAAGCGCGCGCCGGACCCCTTCTTCTTCGAGCAAATGGTCGGACAGCTGATTGAGTAAATCGTTGGTGGTCGGGAAGAGAACCTGCTGTGTGCCGTCCCATTCGGTGTAGCGGTGGACTCTCATGTGTCAGTGACTATAGCGCAGTTTGGACATCTGTCAAACCGAAAAACCGGCGCTTCAGTCCGGGTGTGCGAGGAGTTCGATGCGGTATCGCGCCACCCCTTTGGATTTGTCCGAGACTTCATATAAATGTTGATGTGAACTCAACGTCATGAACACCTTTGATTACGTCATTATTGGCGCCGGTTTTGCCGGCGCCGCCACCGCTTACCATCTCGCCCGGCGCGGCGTCGGCAATATTTTGCTGTTGGAGCAAGAGAGCATTCCGGGATTTCATTCCTCGGGGCGCAACGCGGCGATGCTGCGCCAGTGCGTGTCGGAACCGGATTTGACTAAATTGGCTCGTGCAGGCGCGAACTTTATCCGTCATTTGCCGAGCGACTGGCCGGAGCCGGTGCCGTTCAAACAAAACGGCTCCCTGTTGCTCGGTAGCGGCGCCGGTTGGAAGAAACTTCAGCGTGACGCCGAAGTGGGCTTGAACGCCGGCATTGAGATGGAGCTGTGGACGCCGGAGCAAGCCAAACGCCGGGTGCCGGTGTTGCAGCAAGCGGAGTTCGAAGGCGCGGCTTGGTGCGGCACCGATGGTATCGTCGATATTCACGCCTTGCTTTCTGGTTATTTGAAATACGCCGCTACGAAGGGCGCGCAGATTCGTTACAACCGCGCGGTTCAATCGGTGCAGTCAGTGGATGGCATGTTGGAATTGACCACCGGCAAAGAAATAATTAAGGCCAAGGTACTGGTCAACGCCAGTGGCGCTTGGGCCAATGTCATTGCCGAATTGGCCGGCGCCAAAGCGCTGCCGCTCAAACCTTGCCGGCGCCATCTGTTCGTCTCGCCGCCGATGGATTGGGTCGATCGCGCGTGGCCGTTTGTCTGGGACGTAACCCATGACATTTATTTTCGCCCGGAAGGCGAAGGGTTGTTGCTCTGCGCGTGCGATCAAACAGAATTGGCGCCCGGCGATGCGCCTGTGGACGACAGCGTCAAAGAAATGTTGGCGGAAAAAATCGAACGCTTCATGCCGGCGCTAAGCGGTGTCAGCATCAGCCGCGGCTGGGCCGGCATGCGCACGCTAACGCCGGATGGCCGCTTCGTCATCGGTTGGGATTCGCACATCGAAAATTTTTTCTGGGTCGTTGGACTGGGCGGGCACGGTATGACCACCAGCGCGGCGGTGGGCGAATTGGCGGCGGAACTTCTGCTTGGCGGTCCGGGAAAAAAATCCGCCCCGTTCACGCCGGAACGATTCGCGTGAGGAGGGTCGGTGAAATGATGCGCAGATTAATGCCCCGTTCGGAAATGGTTGAAATCCCTCGCCCCTTCATCGGCGTTCAGGACAAGCT harbors:
- a CDS encoding FAD-binding oxidoreductase, with the protein product MNTFDYVIIGAGFAGAATAYHLARRGVGNILLLEQESIPGFHSSGRNAAMLRQCVSEPDLTKLARAGANFIRHLPSDWPEPVPFKQNGSLLLGSGAGWKKLQRDAEVGLNAGIEMELWTPEQAKRRVPVLQQAEFEGAAWCGTDGIVDIHALLSGYLKYAATKGAQIRYNRAVQSVQSVDGMLELTTGKEIIKAKVLVNASGAWANVIAELAGAKALPLKPCRRHLFVSPPMDWVDRAWPFVWDVTHDIYFRPEGEGLLLCACDQTELAPGDAPVDDSVKEMLAEKIERFMPALSGVSISRGWAGMRTLTPDGRFVIGWDSHIENFFWVVGLGGHGMTTSAAVGELAAELLLGGPGKKSAPFTPERFA
- a CDS encoding VWA domain-containing protein codes for the protein MRVHRYTEWDGTQQVLFPTTNDLLNQLSDHLLEEEGVRRALRDLMRRGFTSEDGQRSVKGMRDFLRQADEKRRELLNKYSPESFKLTPEEQQAMSEKLAKLAEKMEAYNEQMRNFMERMSGKFSDRMDEMNQKMSEAYQRYQELQQRLQNQIKERGMQQGQPNMSGQQNPQSLMDMLDRMSELLNDENFLNSLPSMMDNAINNLESMLENMSNMSEEQLQQMSDMMNQMQQLEQLMNQFPFQGSQRMGTGEAGQILSQLRGLEKFLRWGQRGMGDPSELNLDELRELLGDEAYENLKYLQNVEQMLEEEGYIMRGGHGLKLTAKGMRKIADKALREIFHMLNKSRSGNHNTSARGSQGEHLEETKLYEYGDPMNINISETVMNALEKRKPGEPLRIHPDDFSVNRVEYSTVSETALLIDVSYSMLMNDALHAGKKVALALHRLIQTKYPQDTLHLVAFRSNAKLIQAEDLPSIVSLTYFMEHGTDIKEALRFARNLLGNNSRAANRQIILITDGEPTAATLDRGGRLHSGWGSAMLHGRIVHETLKEVKRCTQSGIKINTFMLGADYYRQGFVDQLSRMNTGRVFYTTPDQMGNYIMVDYLNNKRKRVRGT